One Longimicrobiales bacterium genomic window carries:
- a CDS encoding PadR family transcriptional regulator — protein sequence MDRDRRRPEDWLPLRPVEFHILLSLSAGERHGYGIIQDAEARGETSPPDVGTLYRALARMREQGLIASADRREAPDAADERRNYYRITERGSRVARAEARRLEALTHAARQGGLLELPA from the coding sequence ATGGACCGAGATCGCCGACGTCCCGAGGACTGGCTTCCTCTGCGCCCTGTCGAATTCCACATCCTGCTGAGTCTGTCGGCCGGGGAGCGTCACGGCTACGGGATCATCCAGGACGCGGAGGCCCGGGGTGAGACGAGTCCGCCGGATGTGGGGACGCTGTATCGGGCGCTGGCACGGATGCGGGAGCAGGGTCTTATCGCGTCGGCGGACCGGCGTGAAGCGCCGGACGCGGCGGACGAGCGACGCAACTACTACCGGATCACGGAGCGCGGGTCGCGGGTGGCGCGGGCAGAGGCGCGGCGGCTGGAGGCACTGACGCATGCGGCGCGGCAGGGCGGCCTGCTGGAGCTGCCGGCGTGA